The DNA segment TGCAGCCGACGCCCACGGCGTACATCCCGCAGCAGGCCGGCGCCCCGCGCGGCTACCCCGGCGCGCAGCCCCAGCCGCCGCGCCCGGCGCCCTCGGGCTACGAGGCGATGCGCCCGGCCGCTCCCCGGCCGCCGCAGCAGCCGTACCAGGAGCCGTACAACAACCAGCAGTACCGCGGCTACTGAGCCCGTTCCGCTCCTCGTAGCGGCCGTCCGGCTCCGGGAACGCGACTCCGCGATCGATCGATGCCCACCGTGACCAGCGGTGGAACCGGTTCGACGACGGGGGGAGGTCGTCACCCCGCCCGAGCCGCCCCGTCCCCCTTGTGCCGTGTGCCGTCGCCGGGCCTGTCGCCCGGCGGCGGCATTCGTCCGTCCCCCTCCGTCTGCCTCTCCCGACGGTGCCCGTACCCCGTCACACGGGGAACATGCCGCTCACTTTTCCCAGCCGTACGGACCGGCGGGCGTCCACATCCCACACCGCGTCACCACTGGTCGGCTGTTCGGGCACGGGAACCGGGAACTCCCCCCGCACTTCGGTCGTTGGGCGAACATGAGAAAACCGTGAGAGAGACCGCAGGGACGTGATGTCCTTCTCCCGTGCCCTCTTCACCGGGCCGGGGGATGAGCGGGGCCGACACGGGGCAGGACAGGGGGCGTCGGAGCGAAGGGGGGTGGGGGACGTGCGGACCATCAGCGGTGTGTGGCGCTGGCGCGGCAATCCGCTGCGCCGCCCGACCGATCTCGCGGAGGCATGGGTGTGCCTCGTCGCGCTGTTGCTGACGCTCGTGGCGATGCCCGTCGTCGGCGTCGTCACCGGGTCGGCGACACAGGACTCGCTGCGGCGGTCGGTGCGCGAGCAGCGGCACACCCGGCATCTGGTCACGGCCACCGTGCTTCGCACCCTCGCACAGGCCCCGCCCGAGGCCGATCCCGACACCGGCGCGGCCCGTACCTCGCGCAGCCGGGTGGTGGCCGGGTGGACCGCGCCGGACGGCAGCCGCCGGCAGGGCGCGGTGCTGGCCGAGGTCAAGTCCCCCCGCGCGGGTGAGCACTTCAGGCTGTGGACGGACCCGGCCGGGCGAATAACGACCCGGCCACTGGACTCCGCCACCGCGCGGGCGCACGCGGTGCTGGCCGGTTTCGGCGCCGCCGTGGTGGCGGCCGGGCTCATCGAGAGCGTGCGGCGCCTCGTCGTGTGGCGCATGGTCCGCCGCCGCCACGCGAGTTGGGACCGCGCCTGGGACCGGGCGGGCCCGGACTGGGGCAAGGCCGACACGGGCAGCTAGGGGGTGTCGTTTGGATCAGGTCGGCCGAGAGTGACTGCGCCGCTCGGGTCGGCATGATCCAAACGACAGGCCCTAGGGCTGGGCGGCACGGGCTCCGGGTCCGGGGTTGCGGCTCTGGTCGGTCCGCCGCCCGCGCGCACGCTACGGTGGACCGGCCGACTCGCTTTCGGCATCGACCCGCGCGCGAGCGAGCCGAAGGCCGCGCCGGAGTCCGGAACACGCGTATCCGTGAACGCCCTTGGGGCGCTCCGCGGCCCGCCGTCCCGGCACCGGCTGCGGAGCCCCTGAGGCGGACGAGCACAAGTACCACGAGGTGGGGGCACGGCAACGCCATGGCACAGGGCACGGTCCAGGTGACGCACACCGGCACATCGCGGTGGCGACGCCGCACGGGTGAGTACGCGTCGCTCGCGGCCGCTCTCGAGGCCGCCTCCGACGGCGACGTCCTCACCATCGCCCCCGGCACCTACCGGGAGAACCTCGTCGTGCGGCGGGAGGTGACACTGCGCGGCCCCGACAACGCGCCGGGCTCGGTGCGGATCGCGCCCGTGGACGGCGTCCCGCTGACCGTGCGGGCCTCCGCCGTGGTGCAGGGCCTGCATGTGGAGGGCCAGGACGGCGCCGCCCCGGCGCTGCTGGTGGAGGAGGGCACCCCCGAACTGCTGGACGTGCGGATCGTGACCCGCTCCGCCTCCGGCATCGAGGTGCGCGGCGGAGCACGCCCGACCGTGCGCCGCTGCACGGTGAACAACCCGGCCGGCATCGGCGTCCTCGTCCTCGACGGCGCCGCCGGGGTGTTCGAGGAGTGCGAGGTCGTCTCGGCCGGCCAGGCGGGCGTGGCGGTGCGCGGTGGCGGCCGTCCGCGCCTGGACCGCTGCCGGGTGCACCACGCCTCGGGCAGCGGACTGAGCGCGACCGGCGAGAACTCCGCGCTGGAGGCGTTCGGCTGCGAGGTGTACGAGGTCCGCGGGGCCGGGGTGCAGATCACCCAGGGGGCCACCGCCCACCTCACCGACTGCGCGGTGCACCGCACCTCGGCGGACGGCGTCACCCTCGACACCGACGCGGTGCTGACCCTGGCCGACTGCCGTATCCACGACATCCCGGA comes from the Streptomyces seoulensis genome and includes:
- a CDS encoding Rv1733c family protein, which translates into the protein MRTISGVWRWRGNPLRRPTDLAEAWVCLVALLLTLVAMPVVGVVTGSATQDSLRRSVREQRHTRHLVTATVLRTLAQAPPEADPDTGAARTSRSRVVAGWTAPDGSRRQGAVLAEVKSPRAGEHFRLWTDPAGRITTRPLDSATARAHAVLAGFGAAVVAAGLIESVRRLVVWRMVRRRHASWDRAWDRAGPDWGKADTGS